TACATTAGCTAGGTTACCTAGTAGATTCGTTGAATACCAACCCATTTCGCACCTTTATAAAAAGGGCAAGAGAGACAATTAAATTCTCTGATTCCTATACAATTGTCAGATGTTACAGAATGTGCTAAAAACTATAGCTGACGGCTAGTTAATTATTGTGATTGATTGTTTGACATCTACTTCCTTGTATCTAATTAAGGTTTCACCATGGACAGAAGGATGTATCAACCAACCCTTATCTCATTGGTCGTATTGCTCTTCACCCTGTCCAATATTGTCCATGCGGGTAAAATATTAATCTACCCAATGGATGGAAGTCACTGGGTCAACATGAGAGTCATCATCGAAGAGTTGCATTCCAAAGGCCATGACATCACAGTGGTGCGAGCGTCAAACAGCTGGTACGTCAAGGAGAATTCCCCCCACTACACCACCATTACCATCCCCAACACTGGTGGCTTCGATGAAAACTTCTTTGGTGAATTTATATTGAGTAAACATCTCAAGATTCAAAGGGAGCAGGGGAAAGGTTTTTGGACCGAACTCAAGCTTCAGTCATCAATGAAGGAGACTTTTTTTGAGTTCCACAAGAACATGGTTGAAATGATCACTCGTGTCCTTGAAGACAGAAAGTTGATCCAGTCTCTCCAGGATGCTAAGTTTGATTTGGTTCTGACGGATCCTGGGATTGGTGGAGGGACGATCTTAGCCCGCGTCCTCCACCTTCCTCTGGTTTACAATGTCAGATGGACCATTCAAGGTGAAGCTCATTTGGTCATCGCCCCGTCGCCTCTCTCTTACGTCCCATACACAGCCACAGAGTTCACAGATAAGATGACCTTCCTCCAGAGAGTCACCAACGTCTTAGCTTACATACTCGGGAGTTACACGTTGACATCTATCACAGAACCCAACTACAAACCGATAGTCCAGCGTTACTTTGGCCCTGACGTGGATTACAACGCATTCTTCCAGGAAGCAGATATCTGGCTCATGAGAAGCGATTTTGTCTTTGAATTTCCGAAACCCACCATGCCGAATATGGTCTACATTGGGGGATTCCAGTGTAAGCCCTCCAAGCCTCTTCCACAGGACCTGGAGGTGTTTGTTCAGAGTTCCAGCGAGCATGGGGTTGTTATGATGACTCTGGGGACTTTGGTGGCAGAGCTTCCTGGAGATATCGCAGATGAAATCGCTGCCGCCTTTGCTCAGCTGCCTCAGAAGGTCATCTGgaggtatggatggatggatagatcctTTAATTAATTGGACAAATTATTAGTAAAATGGAGCCAGTTTTCCAAAAACAATAAGGCCTGGTCCTAGACTAAAAAACTATTTCAAATGTTATTCTCCATTGAGCATGCTTTTAGTCCAGGACTTTATCTGGGCCTAGACTTAAAAACAAAAGTGTCAGATTTCCATGTATATCCACTGTGGTTCTCTTGTGATTCTCAGGTATACTGGACAGAGACCCTCTACCCTGGGTAACAACACCCTACTGGTGGACTGGCTTCCCCAGAACGATCTCCTAGGACACCCCAAGACCCGGGCCTTCGTAGCCCATGGAGGATCCAACGGTGTCCAGGAGGCCATCTACCACGGTGTCCCCGTAGTCGGCCTCCCTCTCGCCTTCGACCAGTCCGACAACCTCTCCAAGTTGAAGGAGAGGGGGGCAGCTAACACGGTGGATATCATCACAATGGACAGAAATGTGTTCCTGGAGTCTTTGAAGGCTGTGCTGCATGAACCGTCCTACAGGGAGAACATGCAGAGGTTGTCCAGACTGCACAGAGACCAACCCATTAAACCACTGGACAAGGCAGTGTTCTGGATCGAGTTTGTTATGAGACATAAAGGAGCTCGTCACCTGAGGACAGAGTCCTATAAGATGTCCTGGATAATATACCACTCGGTTGATGTGATAGCGACTTTGCTGGCGTGTGTGTTGCTTGTAACGCTGGTTTGCCTGGCAGTCGTAAGATGTGTTTGTCGTAAGGTGTTTTGCAGGAACAAAGTGAAAAGTGAATGATAATGTGTTTTGAGATGTGAATATTAAAATATTATCTTATCATTGCTCAATCAGCAATTTatcaataacatttacattttatcaATAAAACATAGTTTTAGGGTATGTGATACCTTtgtcattatttttttttaatgggtATAGATTTAAATAATATATGCAGTATACTCAGGAGACGGGGGAAGAGATCACGATGACTTTATCATGTCCATTTACGATTGGCCTGAAATTCTGTCACCAGTAAATAGGAAGTCATCTTCTGTCAGGATCATTGTAATCATATGGTGCAGAGGTAATGGACAatccatttatttttttacccaacATTGTAGAATCAGTAATACtataaatcaaaatgtatttggtcacatacacatggttagcagatgttaatgcgagtgtagcgaaatgcttgtgtttctaggttcgaccgtacagtaatatctaacatgtGATCTAACAATTTCAACAAACTTTTAGTTGTCGTATCTACCAGGGCCAGACTGACTCGTGTATCAGCCTGACCGTTTAAAGACTAGAGAACTGGAGACGGAGGTTATTTCAGAATGACCAGCAGCTGATCTGTTATGTTGACTTtatattgcttgctgtttggggtttttaggctgggtctcTGTACAgccctttgagatatcagctgatgtacgaagggctatataaatacatttgatttgatctctttTCACAGAGGGATGAAAGCTTGGTCCTCAAAGCAGTCGTCCTTTGTAAGTTATTTTGTTAATAACCACAGTGTCGGCTTTGAATTGCATTCAGAACTCCTACAGCTATTGTTTGGCATGACAAACAGATCTGGGTCCCGGCTAGGTACATTCACTAGCCTTGTGGTTCCATTATCTATGGTTTTGATCCTAATCATTAACCAGGGTTGGGGTCGGTCCTGTAAAAATCGAAtctaatccaattttattggtcacaaacacatggttagcaaatgctaatgcgagtgtagcgaaatgcttgtgcttctagttacgactgtggtaatatctaacaagtaatctaacaactccccaacaactacctactACAGACAAATCTAAAAGGtttgaatgagaatatgtacatataaatatatggatcaGCGagggccgagcggcataggcaaggtgcaatagatggtataaaatacagtatatacatatatgagCAATGTAAGATATTTAAACAACATTAAAGTGGccttatttaaagtggcattgtataaagtgactagtcATCCATATGCTAatgtggccagtgattgggtctcagtgtaggcagcagcctctctgagttaatgATGGCtgtttgagatagaagctgttcttctcggtcccagctttgacgcagctgtactgacctcgccttctggattggagtggtgtgaacaggcagtggctccggtcgttgttgtctttgatgatctttttggccttcctgtgacatcgggtgttgtaggtgtcatggagggcaggtagtatgCCCCGttgatacgttgtgcagacctcatcaccctctggagagccttgcggtttaGGGTGGTGCAGTAACCGTatcaggctgtgatacagcctgacaggatgctctcgattatacatctgtaaaagtttgtcagggttttgggtgacaagccaaatttcttcagtctccagaggttgaagaggcgctgttgtgccttcttcaccacactgtctatgtgggtggaccatttcactttgtctgtgatgtgtatgccgaggaacttaaaactttccacctgctgtccctttgatgtggatagagggggggtgctccctctgctgtttcctgaagtccatgatcatctcctttgtttggtTGACGttaagt
This sequence is a window from Oncorhynchus gorbuscha isolate QuinsamMale2020 ecotype Even-year linkage group LG01, OgorEven_v1.0, whole genome shotgun sequence. Protein-coding genes within it:
- the LOC124032031 gene encoding UDP-glucuronosyltransferase 2C1-like, which codes for MDRRMYQPTLISLVVLLFTLSNIVHAGKILIYPMDGSHWVNMRVIIEELHSKGHDITVVRASNSWYVKENSPHYTTITIPNTGGFDENFFGEFILSKHLKIQREQGKGFWTELKLQSSMKETFFEFHKNMVEMITRVLEDRKLIQSLQDAKFDLVLTDPGIGGGTILARVLHLPLVYNVRWTIQGEAHLVIAPSPLSYVPYTATEFTDKMTFLQRVTNVLAYILGSYTLTSITEPNYKPIVQRYFGPDVDYNAFFQEADIWLMRSDFVFEFPKPTMPNMVYIGGFQCKPSKPLPQDLEVFVQSSSEHGVVMMTLGTLVAELPGDIADEIAAAFAQLPQKVIWRYTGQRPSTLGNNTLLVDWLPQNDLLGHPKTRAFVAHGGSNGVQEAIYHGVPVVGLPLAFDQSDNLSKLKERGAANTVDIITMDRNVFLESLKAVLHEPSYRENMQRLSRLHRDQPIKPLDKAVFWIEFVMRHKGARHLRTESYKMSWIIYHSVDVIATLLACVLLVTLVCLAVVRCVCRKVFCRNKVKSE